The following are encoded in a window of Cervus canadensis isolate Bull #8, Minnesota chromosome 11, ASM1932006v1, whole genome shotgun sequence genomic DNA:
- the UPK2 gene encoding uroplakin-2 isoform X1 codes for MASPRPVWTLSWILILLAVLAPGAAADFNISSLSGLLSPVMTESLLVALPPCHLTGGNATLTVRRANDSKVVRSSFVVPPCRGRRELVSVVDSGSGFTVTRLTAYQVTNLAPGTKYYVSYLVTKGASTETSREIPMSTLPRRKAESVGLAMARTGGMVVITVLLSVAMFLLVLGLIIALALGARK; via the exons ATGGCATCTCCGCGGCCTGTGTGGACCTTGTCTTGGATTCTGATTCTGCTGGCTGTCCTGGCCCCCGGGGCTGCAG CTGACTTCAACATCTCAAGCCTCTCTGGTCTGCTGTCCCCAGTGATGACGGAAAGTCTGCTCGTTGCCTTGCCCCCGTGTCACCTCACAGGGGGCAATGCCACCCTGACTGTCCGGCGAGCCAATGACAGCAAAG TGGTGAGATCTAGCTTCGTGGTGCCTCCGTGCCGCGGACGCAGGGAGCTGGTGAGCGTGGTGGACAGCGGGTCTGGCTTCACGGTCACCCGGCTCACTGCATACCAGGTGACAAACCTGGCGCCAGGAACCAAATACTA CGTTTCCTACCTCGTGACAAAGGGGGCATCCACCGAGACCAGCAGAGAAATCCCAATGTCCACACTTCCTC GAAGGAAGGCAGAATCCGTTGGGCTGGCAATGGCCCGGACAGGGGGCATGGTGGTCATCACGGTGCTGCTCTCGGTCGCCATGTTTCTGCTGGTTCTGGGCTTGATCATCGCCCTAGCACTGGGCGCCCGAAAGTGA
- the UPK2 gene encoding uroplakin-2 isoform X2 codes for MLLTKADADFNISSLSGLLSPVMTESLLVALPPCHLTGGNATLTVRRANDSKVVRSSFVVPPCRGRRELVSVVDSGSGFTVTRLTAYQVTNLAPGTKYYVSYLVTKGASTETSREIPMSTLPRRKAESVGLAMARTGGMVVITVLLSVAMFLLVLGLIIALALGARK; via the exons ATGTTGTTGACCAAGGCTGACG CTGACTTCAACATCTCAAGCCTCTCTGGTCTGCTGTCCCCAGTGATGACGGAAAGTCTGCTCGTTGCCTTGCCCCCGTGTCACCTCACAGGGGGCAATGCCACCCTGACTGTCCGGCGAGCCAATGACAGCAAAG TGGTGAGATCTAGCTTCGTGGTGCCTCCGTGCCGCGGACGCAGGGAGCTGGTGAGCGTGGTGGACAGCGGGTCTGGCTTCACGGTCACCCGGCTCACTGCATACCAGGTGACAAACCTGGCGCCAGGAACCAAATACTA CGTTTCCTACCTCGTGACAAAGGGGGCATCCACCGAGACCAGCAGAGAAATCCCAATGTCCACACTTCCTC GAAGGAAGGCAGAATCCGTTGGGCTGGCAATGGCCCGGACAGGGGGCATGGTGGTCATCACGGTGCTGCTCTCGGTCGCCATGTTTCTGCTGGTTCTGGGCTTGATCATCGCCCTAGCACTGGGCGCCCGAAAGTGA